The genomic stretch TAGAGAATTCTTGGATTTAACAGCTCTTTCTCTTGCCAGTATATAAAGTTGTGAAGCAGTTTTTCTAGCTCTACTTACACAAGGGAATCTTTACACTCAACTATTTTAGTGTTCAGCTCTGGACACTGACAAGTCAGTGGTCAGGCAGACTCATAAGGGACATTCTGACTATGTCCTTACAGCATTTCAAAAGATGTAGGAAGGCCTGAAGCCTATATGTTACAGCTCTCTGCATAATTTTGCTTTGAGTATGAAGCTTAGCCAGCATCATTACTCTAACAGCATAAAGCAAAATCATTCTTTGATTTTTATCATAGCTTGATCTGAGCTTCTGTATGTAAAGCCTCAAACTGTTCTCTGTCAAATTCAACTTACAAGGTTTGATCTTGTTACTCTTGGTATTTTTAAACCACATGAACTTCAGTACATTGTTTCTCATGACTGGAAAACACGGCCTAAATTTTCTCTGTCAGGATCTGACTATTTTTTCCCATCTGCATAAGCGCTCTTAATGTATCCATGAATACTGCTCTCATTGAGTGGCCTAGAgaactttttcttcatcactgttaGGGAAGTGTTAATAACAGCTTTTTGAAGTTCTAGATCTGGTATTATGAGCTACaatttaaaaacatgattttatCATAGACAGATGTCAATGCCTTTAGCCTGAACAAGTTGAAAGTATATACCTGAGGAGCCTTGGCCAATCCCTACCAGTTCAGAAGTGCACATGTACATATGAATGAAAAAACAATTTGTGTGTTTATGAGTGTGTAAGTATCTTGAGGAAAGCATCTAACAACTAGAAGTGTTGTTTTCGACTCCAAAACTGTTGGGTGCTTGTCTAGCAGCTGTAGTAATGTTCACATATGCATAAATAAATGTTTGCATAAATTTTAGAGACTTTCTGAGGAGTTAAGCTACACCTTTTTCCCATCACTGCAGTTAATTTAGTAGTCATCCATAACCGCTATAAAACACTTGATTTCAGGCTTTGATTGAGTTTTTCACTTTAGCTGGCAGTCTTGTGTAGATGACTTTTTTAGCATCTGTACAAGACAAAATCTTCCCATGTTGGGTTAGATCTTGAGTTGCAAATTTGAGTAGATGGTGGCTGtaactgctctgctgctgcttgttGCAACTCTCATGACTCCTGGAAATTCGAGACTTGTTGATTCCCTTTTTGTACTGGCAGTGACTTGGCTTTGCGTGGATTACTGGTTCTCTATATCACTCCTGTAGTGAAATTTGAATCCTCAGATTAAAAAGGAAACTGCACTTTTAAAGGGTTTTGCTATTGCTTTTGTTGGTTAAAGTCTAACCTGGAGTGTTGTTTCTGGAATAGCATATGATTTCACCAACAGAATAAAATTGGGGCAAACAAGTAAAACTACTTAGCGACCTGAACTATTTACGTATATCAAAGAACTGTCTATCTTAATTACAAAGTTTGTGAGGAGTAACTTCAGAGCAAATGGTATTTTACTGCTCTACTAATTGGGTGAAGGTTTGTTGCAGTACATTTCCTTAAATTCGGGGGCAAGAGGGGAGCTGTAAAAAGTGTAGCTGAATTTAGGTGCCAAGCATTTGCACCTTGTTCCCTGGGAAATGAGGTGTCTTGAAGAGAGTACTGTGTGAGCTGAACTGCTTACTGGATGTCGTAATCAGATGAATACCTCGCTGCAGCGGAGGAGTATAGTTTTTTTAACCCTTCAAACTGTACGTTAGGTCTGATCACAGTACATTCATGAATTCTCCTTTAAGTTAAACAGACTTTGCTCCAATTTAAAACTTGATTTTTGAAGTAGTTGTCTTGATTAATGATTtttgtttggaaatgttttcGTTGCTACTCCTTAAGCTAACCTCAAGGAGATGTTTGCAGACCTGCTTATTACTATAGTTGACTTAAAGGTATATGTCCTGAGTAATTAGTTGAGTGACTTAGGAACAGTGACTTAGGGCAGTTCTTTTAGGTTACTTCAATGGAAGTATTTACACATAACTGTTAAACTTATAGCAGCAGAGTTCCTACTGGCTGGGAACTGGAAAAAGTAAGTAGCTTGTTCTTAGTATAGAAAAGCTTTAGACATAAAGTAATATATAGAATTAGACAAGGAAAACAAACCAGCATTAATGCCTGGCTTGTCTTTTATTTGATATAGTGAAGATAAATCGGATGAAAAGCTGTGGTGTTTTTgcataattaaataataattttaagcTATTTGAGACTGTGTAGACTTCTGTAAAAGAAATAATCAGGTGAGCTGCAAAAACTGTTCTGAACACTTCTCTTAAATTTCAACTTTCTTGAGTTTTCttataaatcattttgaaaaaaattatgtaGAAAATTAAATCAAGGTACGTTAAATAAGGTGTGACactaatatttttcctttgttttctagtTCACTTAAGACCCTTcatgatatttttatatattgcttCTAGGAAAATTGCAAGCACTTTATGAGCTAGTTTAACTCAGCTAATGTATACAGATTAGTCCACTACAAGAAGCTTTTGTAAAATCAAAAGCTAAAGGAACAGTCAGATTAGCACAACAATTTCTAAATTAAGCAGTGAGCTTACTGAGAAATCAAATAACCCTTCATTTTCTTCGTTTCCTTCTGCCTTTACAGTGAAATTTCAGTAGATCCAACTTATTATGAACTTAGTAATAACTCTTACATACTCTCAGGTATTAATTGGTAGCATAATATTGTCTTACTGGAAATCTGCCTAGAAAAATTCTTTTCATATTGCAGGGCGCTTCacattttgatttctttaaaaaaatttcagcTCTGTTTCATGAAATCTGTCTAGTGTGTTTTCACTCTTGGAAGTGATGTTATGTGATCTGTATGTTCATGTAGATATGCTTCAAATATTTGTATATTCCTTACAGGAACTAAGTGATCTTCAGCGTGACCCACCGGCCCACTGTTCTGCTGGACCTGTTGGAGATGACTGTAAGTTCTTCATAGTATATTGCTACAGTTGACCTTTTTTTCAGTTAAGAGCAAGCTCAGAAGAACTCTAATCGTTTTATCTTTTTGACTTTCAGTATTTCATTGGCAAGCAACTATTATGGGACCTGTAAGTATATAATTCATACCCTTTAGAAAAGTAGaccttgttttccttttgattaTGGAAGGATTCATTTGGGTGTATGTAAACATGACAGTCAAATTCATCGGTGTCCTGTGCAGATTAAAGATTTGGGGTGTCATTGTTGCTATTCTTAGTGATCTGGTACTAGTTTCTTTCTATAACTCTTAAaaaatccctcctcctcctcctcctcctgttcctgaAATCAGAGATGTTTAATCAGTCAACCATAAGGTTTGAATCAATGGTGTGCTGTGAACTGAAAAGCTTGCTTTCCAAAGATGATCATTACAATTCTGGAAGAGTCATCCATCCAAAAGGAGAAATAATTGGTGTAATCCAATGTAAAAGTTAGTAAATGTAAATGAGAGTGGGGTTGCGCAAGGAGATTTGGGGGCTTTCAGATAGTCGGAGCTCATTTGATGGCTATGAGGTGGCTCTGCCAAAAACGGATGACTTTTGGGAGCTGTAGTCCAGCAATTGTGGGTACTTTGGGTTTCTACATGAGAAAAGCCTGCTTTCCTCAGGCTGAGGGAGATCTCTAAAGACTTAAgactcttttaaaataaatgatgtaAGAAAGGGTAggagtgcttaaaaaaaagttgtgaagGAATCCTGGAAAGGATTTCAGCAAAGAGAATGAAGAAGAACATGACCTGAGGGAAGGGCTGTTTATCAATAGCATGGTAAGTTTGTATTCCTATTCTTTCCCTTTTGGACTTCTTGCTAACTTGAAAAGAGGAGTTTCTGGTTCAGGCAGGCAGTGAGCTGAACCAGTCCAGGAGTTGGAAATTTGAGACAGTACTTAATCCAGTGACATACAGCTTCACACGGTGGAGAAAATGGAATTATGGCTGCTTTGAGACAGTGTTTCAGCATCTTCAGCACAGCTCCTCTGAGTCAATGAAAGATGAGTTATTGATTTACCAGTGAAATGCTGGAGCCTGTTTCCCAACTTGTCAGTGGCCCAGCAGCAACTCAAATGCTTGTGACAAGCTTTTCTATAGGATACTAAAAAATGTGCCACTGTTCTTTACTAACTGTTACTTCATTGGGCCACTCTGCCCTTGCCCCTCTGCAGTGCTTAAAGGTGAGTGGCAAAACAGCAAAGAATATATACAGTTAAGAAAAACTTATGTGCTGATTGTCCCTAGTGTCGTCTCTTTCTGAATGACCCGGTGACCTGAATAAGGGAAATATTAGCACATAAATCCCAactaagctttctttttttccagtttgcagTTCACCTTTAATGTCCCATAGGGCAAaatgttcttctcttcccttcaagTTCCTTAGACTTCTCTAGTTCTGGATAAGAATGAGAATCGCTTGCCAGCCTTTCTCAGCTTTAGCTGCCAAAAAGAAAAGCCGCACTGTCGGCATGTTATCCTTTATCTTGATGAGAAAAGCAGATGTACCTTCTGTATACTTTCTGATGGGCTGAGGGGAGCACAGGATTAAAGCTTACCTTCAGAATTCACTTCCGATGTGTGGAAGCAAGATAACCTCTCCTCCTGTCTCTGGGTGTCATCAGTTTGTTTTATACACCTTACCCGCCAAACATAGCGCGACTTCACTTTGCCTTCTCTCTGACACTGAACTTGTCTGATCTTCAGCTTATTTTAACTTTGACAAATCCATTTACTATGCATGCAAGCACTGCTTTCAAACCTAATTGGAAGTACAGTGGCAATCTCTTCTGGTGTTACCTAATGCTGACTTCTTAGCAATACTATATATAACCTGTCTTACATTGCAACACTGTCTGCATTTTGAGTGCACAGGAAGACCTGTCTTAAAATGAACCATCTGTGGCTTTACATATTACATTCTTCTCTAAAGCTGTAATTTTTGCTCATTTCTATGGtcaacttttcatttaaaaacaggcCACCTTTTCTCTCATAAGAAAACCAAAAACTTGATGTTCTACAGCTTTGCTGAGACTGGGTCCCTACATGGCTGTTTTAAACTTATCAAAGTAATGAGAGGTATTCTTTCCGTTCCATTAATCAGAAATTGCAGGTTTGCTCTCCATCACTTAGTGTTGagactttttcccccctcttttaaTTAATAGGAAGGAAAGGTGTCCTCAGCAGATGACTGCAACAAAGTTACTTCTGTTAACTGTGTGCAACCTGGACATAAACCTGTGCACATGTTCTCTAACAAAATGCATGTTCACAGATTTGTACAGGTCACAAAGATGTTGTGTGTTTTAAAACTCCCTGATGTCATCATGATCAACTGAATTATGTTGGAAAATCCTACTCTTTGCATCTGCAAAGAGAAACCACTTCTTGAGGTAAGTATATTCGTAGCTTAAAGGTGGAGGCAGATGCTGAATATAGCAGAGCAGCTGTGATATTGCACAGAGGCAGGGTTTGAAAGACCTGCTCTGGGTTTTTTGTTCCCCTTGGTGCCCTGGAGCTAAGCTCCAGCAGTGCCTTGCAGCCCAGATACTGAGGAGGGAGGTAGTTTGGAGTGGAAGGATCAGCAGCTTGCTTACTCCACCAGTCCAACACTGCTCGCTTGCTTTCTCTCCCTGAGAAGGGCAACACTTGGGAGCTGTGTTGGGCTGCTGCAGTAGGAGCCATGGTTGGCTCTACCCTAGCTCCGCAGGCCAGTGGGAGGATGCCATTCCCTCAGCATCAGCTCTGTGCCTTCCCAGTACACAGCCTCTTGAGTGGGCTGTGTACTGGGGGGGGAAAGGAATTTTCTAAAATACTTGTGGCTTTGGGAGGTTCTTTGCATTCAGAAGGGAAGTGCCAAAATACCTGAAATAtgttaatgttttttgtttttgttttttcagccagACAGTGCATATCAAGGGGGAGTATTTTTTCTCACAGTACACTTTCCAACAGACTATCCTTTCAAACCACCAAAGGTAAGTCCTTTCTCTCAGAAGTTATGCAAGTTCCAGTTCAGGGCTTTTTTTCGATGCTCTGACTGTTTGGGGCTCACTTCAGGGAGCTAAAGCCAGACAGGCCAGCAATAGGGTACATGTTTGTAGTGAGTGAATAGATATGACTGAATCCTAAAAGTGAGTGATAGGATGAGAGATTATACAATAGAATGTGTTGGGTATGGCAGATCTAGTATGACTGGGACCCAAAGGGACAGTATTTAGGATTCCAACTGTAATGAACAAGATTTGATGTTaacatcttgttttgttttgaattccaGATTGCTTTTACAACAAAAATATACCATCCAAACATAAACAGTAATGGGAGTATCTGTCTTGATATCCTGAGATCACAGTGGTCACCAGCTCTGACTGTATCTAAAGGTAAATGCACAGGCGTGCTAATGAATTCATGAAATTGCATATGGTGcgatggtggggtttttttggtgttacTTCAGTGTCTGAAGGTAGCAGTGGGAACTCATTTATCCTGCATACAGAAGTGGCAAACTCCACTGGAATCCTTGTTAGGATCCAAGACCTCTCACAATTTGTTTGGAGTGTCACATTACATAATAGAATATGCGTGTGCCAAGGAAATACTCTGAAACAAATTGGGTAGGATAATAAATATCCAGTTAGCCTGAAAGGTAGTTTTTATATTATAGTTGACTGTGCATACAGAAATGAGGAGAAACTGGTGTCTGCTAGATGACAGAGCTACAAAATCAAAGGGATTTGGATGTAAATGGAAAACACTGATATTGACATGTGCCTGGGCTTACCTGACTGTGTACTGGTTTTTTGATAGCTTTTTGGGTTGCTTGAGCATCCTTGTGTGGGCTAAAGTCTTATTTctactttattttaaaggaagagatATTGTTCTGGTTTGTATTCCTCTGtaagacaaatatttaaaaatgtagttGCTTTCCAGATCATCAGTAAAAGATTCCTTACAATATTCTAGTGCTTTATTTAAACTTTCTCAAGTTTGAAGACCCTTGATTCTTGCAATGTTGAGATTATAGTTAGGCAGTTCTTTTCTTGTAGGCTTTTTGTGTCACTTGAAAAGCTGCTTAATATGTGGGTGCTATCATTGCTTTTCTCACCCATGTTCAAAATGCTTAGGTGCACACTCAGTCATATTACAGAAAATTCTCAGGTGACTCCAAGTTTTAATCAATATCATGTCTTGCTTAGGTGCTTAAGAGCTCTCTAAACCATGTGtctttttttaagaagaatgTCATTGTTTTTTTGATCATTGTTTGGTGTACGAGCAAGAAAATATTGTCTGTCCAATCAAAACTGTTCTATGCAAGTGCAGTTGTTATACCTTCTTGGAAAAGCAGCTGCTGCCCGTGTGCAGTAATCTCAGAAGCTAAGTAAAATCTAAGTTTAACACTGTTTCCTGATGCAACTACTGAAGGCATGACTTGTGTAGTTGATGCCAGCTTTCCTCAGAAACTGGCTGATTGTATTGCTGAGCAAAAATCGTCTTGTTTCCAGTTGGTTAGAAGGCACTTAGAAATGAGAGGTGGCATTTATATCTTGCCTAACAGTCAGCATTTCGGACTAAATGAAACCTCTGAGTTTTCAGGTCTTCTGTACTTTTTTGTGCCTTTACTTTTTGGTGAGTGCTCCTTCAGTTTTAAAGAGGGGCAGTCTACTGGTCTTACATGGTCTAAGTTGAAGAGCTTTTAGTGTACTTGCACATTATGTATCTTAAACTGGAAATCAGCTCAGTGGCTCATAGAAGCTTCTCCTTTATGGTTCTTGTTTCTAATATTATTGATGTATTTGGCACTTAATAAAATTGAAATATGTCAGTATAAAGTGGCTGAGCTTGCTACAGCCAAAAATGGGTATTAGTTCAGGTTGAACTGTTTTGTAACAAGGCGCAAAGCAAGAAAACCTTGTATTCTCCAGCAGCTAGTTACTGAAGTTAAGTTAATGATTTGGGGAACTTAACAGGTGTCTAATTCCCTTTTACAAGATGTTTAGAATTGCTTAACGGTGTACTCCTGGATCAGCAGGTATAGTGTCAGAGGTCTCTATTTCTTTTTGGTCATGGTTTGTTGGATGTTTTGACTTGCCTCTGATTTTTCCAGAACAAGATCTTGAACAGATTTTACAAACCTAACTTTTTATGCAATTAACATTATAAATGCTGGAAATGTTACCAGCCACCTTTGTTTACTATAAATTACTAAAACATTGGTACAGTGTATGCAAATATTCATATTAGTTTTGAATATAAAATAAGTTTCCTGAAATGTATATACTGCAAGTGTTGTAAAATCAAACATCCTTGCTTTGATACCAGGAAATGAATATGGAATTATAAGAAGTGAGTACCTGTGTATAATACTGATAAAGTATCCCCCAAAGTGGAAGTTATATTTGAATCGAATGAAGTGAAATGTTGGTATGAAGGAGAGAATAACTCTGTCAGCCCAGAAGTGGGGAAGGATGTGCACAAATCCAATGTTGTGTGATAGTGTAACAGTAATGATAAACTTAAATAATTGGAGGTGGAAAGGGGCTTAGTTTGAGCAAATATTCATATGGAACTGTGTAGTCTGTAGTTTGTTCAGTGTTCATAGGTTAAAA from Apteryx mantelli isolate bAptMan1 chromosome 7, bAptMan1.hap1, whole genome shotgun sequence encodes the following:
- the UBE2D1 gene encoding ubiquitin-conjugating enzyme E2 D1 isoform X2, with the translated sequence MALKRIQKELSDLQRDPPAHCSAGPVGDDLFHWQATIMGPPDSAYQGGVFFLTVHFPTDYPFKPPKIAFTTKIYHPNINSNGSICLDILRSQWSPALTVSKDDPLVPDIAQIYKSDKEKYNRHAREWTQKYAM
- the UBE2D1 gene encoding ubiquitin-conjugating enzyme E2 D1 isoform X1, translating into MALKRIQKELSDLQRDPPAHCSAGPVGDDLFHWQATIMGPPDSAYQGGVFFLTVHFPTDYPFKPPKIAFTTKIYHPNINSNGSICLDILRSQWSPALTVSKVLLSICSLLCDPNPDDPLVPDIAQIYKSDKEKYNRHAREWTQKYAM
- the UBE2D1 gene encoding ubiquitin-conjugating enzyme E2 D1 isoform X4 codes for the protein MALKRIQKELSDLQRDPPAHCSAGPVGDDLFHWQATIMGPPDSAYQGGVFFLTVHFPTDYPFKPPKIAFTTKIYHPNINSNGSICLDILRSQWSPALTVSKVSLLFSFIVHMLLTL
- the UBE2D1 gene encoding ubiquitin-conjugating enzyme E2 D1 isoform X3: MLENPTLCICKEKPLLEPDSAYQGGVFFLTVHFPTDYPFKPPKIAFTTKIYHPNINSNGSICLDILRSQWSPALTVSKVLLSICSLLCDPNPDDPLVPDIAQIYKSDKEKYNRHAREWTQKYAM